From Zingiber officinale cultivar Zhangliang chromosome 5B, Zo_v1.1, whole genome shotgun sequence, the proteins below share one genomic window:
- the LOC121987781 gene encoding protein TIFY 3-like — protein MERSEAVKKESRLNSLRRCLTMPMARPSFAASDSPLTIFYGGKARVYNAIPPEKAQAIMVIAAAAAEAAKVGAPAEHNAAEVLGLALTRSLSLQSSTAEGGQSTTPNALFMLQTELPIARRHSLQRFLEKRRDRLANKTPYASAMSPNNMEVVSEGSPKLT, from the exons ATGGAGAGATCCGAAGCCGTGAAGAAGGAATCGAGGTTGAACTCTCTCAGAAG GTGTTTGACGATGCCAATGGCGAGGCCATCGTTCGCCGCTTCGGATTCGCCGCTCACCATTTTCTACGGCGGCAAGGCTAGGGTTTACAACGCGATTCCCCCAGAAAAG GCGCAAGCGATAATGGTCATCGCGGCCGCCGCCGCAGAGGCCGCAAAGGTCGGGGCTCCGGCTGAGCACAACGCAGCTGAGGTCCTTGGGCTGGCGCTCACCAGATCTCTATCACTTCAAAGCTCGACGGCGGAAGGAGGGCAATCTACTACTCCCAACGCTCTCTTTATGCTCCAAACAG AGTTGCCCATTGCAAGGAGGCACTCGCTTCAGCGTTTTCTGGAGAAGCGCCGGGACAG GCTGGCAAACAAAACTCCATATGCTTCAGCAATGTCGCCCAACAACATGGAAGTGGTCTCGGAGGGCAGTCCTAAACTCACATAA
- the LOC121987782 gene encoding uncharacterized protein LOC121987782: MKKKSADLVVDLPRDRPSMAWQISTIGGAAADGGWNKRKKLSMQETTREAKWEKRRRMLLAVEEQEEEEQQAEEVEEEGRKVRSLTDEDLDELKGCIELGFGFSEEGGGHDLRHTLPALDLYFAVNRLRNYSLSSGSTSSASTPTTLSPRSADGSSTSGESWKICNPGDDPQLVKTRLRHWAQAVACSLRQSC, from the exons atgaagaaaaagagtGCGGATCTGGTGGTTGATTTGCCCCGTGACCGCCCCTCGATGGCATGGCAGATCTCCACCATAGGCGGCGCGGCGGCCGACGGCGGGtggaacaagaggaagaagctgtCGATGCAGGAGACGACAAGGGAGGCCAAGTGGGAGAAGCGGCGGCGGATGCTGCTTGCCGTGGAGgagcaggaggaggaggagcagcaggcggaagaggtggaggaggagggaaGGAAGGTGAGGAGCCTAACGGACGAGGACCTGGACGAGCTGAAGGGGTGCATCGAGCTAGGGTTTGGGTTCAGCGAGGAAGGGGGCGGCCACGACCTCCGCCACACGCTGCCTGCTCTCGACCTCTACTTCGCCGTCAACCGCCTACGGAACTATTCGTTGAGCTCGGGTTCCACCTCCAGCGCCTCCACGCCGACCACGCTGAGCCCCCGGAGCGCCGACGGAAGCTCCACTTCAGGCGAATCCTGGAAGATTTGCAATCCAG GGGACGATCCGCAGCTTGTGAAGACGAGGCTGAGACACTGGGCGCAGGCCGTCGCTTGCTCCCTCCGCCAAAGCTGCTAA